A genomic segment from Anopheles maculipalpis chromosome X, idAnoMacuDA_375_x, whole genome shotgun sequence encodes:
- the LOC126556819 gene encoding probable 4-coumarate--CoA ligase 1, which produces MATQYDPQGCCWSGPYRPPVLNPAANLGPVVLNVLERTPQKLAQVNGDTGYTMTSDELRRRSVRFAKFLLASDYRVGDVIALIARNSDNVAPIVLGCFLVGVTVNTLDPSFGLEEVEHILRLTRPRAVIGDGDVLVLVGEAASRVGLCFNHTLVLLHEIRGRDVTLHETWNSVDALVQRTVEQEDGFVPAYWGDSNQLIAAIVCSSGTTGLPKAVRISHTQLIAPYQRISQLDQNDTLLCFSTLYWISGLQILMNGVLNGIRRIITKQPATPELAIQLCKRYQVTVLLVTPTMASDIVRTIAPTERLESIKLFAIGGSTVPKRLREEINRRVLVAGRGRSFVGYGTSETGNIAYELVPREDSVGFLLPGVKAKIIDEYGHPLGPNENGELLIRPVYPFLGYHGDESSTKAALENGTEGFVRTGDIARFDSDGFLYLMDRKREIFKYDGFQIAPTELEELIAELEGVRYVVVVGLPDPERCYNDLATALIVREANESASSPKTLTEQAVIDHCAQTADGRARPKQKWLRGGVIFVDQLPMTASGKVMRSAAKQLARQWKLQNSPH; this is translated from the exons ATGGCGACACAGTATGATCCGCAAGGCTGCTGTTGGAGCGGCCCGTACCGGCCTCCGGTACTCAATCCAGCTGCTAATTTAGGTCCGGTGGTGCTGAACGTACTCGAGCGTACACCTCAAAAACTGGCACAAGTGAACGGTGACACCGGCTACACTATGACCAGTGACGAATTACGGCGCCGTTCGGTACGGTTCGCCAAGTTCCTGCTAGCTTCGGACTATCGGGTGGGTGATGTGATTGCGCTAATAGCACGCAACTCGGACAACGTTGCTCCGATCGTGCTCGGATGCTTTCTTGTCGGCGTAACGGTCAACACGCTCGATCCATCGTTCGGTTTGGAAGAGGTCGAGCACATATTGCGGCTTACACGTCCACGTGCCGTCATAGGTGATGGTGACGTTCTCGTACTCGTCGGTGAAGCTGCCTCCCGTGTGGGATTATGCTTCAACCATACTTTGGTCCTGCTGCACGAAATCCGTGGTCGTGATGTTACGCTACACGAAACATGGAATTCTGTTGATGCGCTGGTGCAAAGAACGGTTGAGCAGGAAGATGGATTCGTACCTGCGTACTGGGGTGACTCGAATCAGTTGATTGCCGCTATCGTCTGTTCGTCGGGAACAACCGGTTTGCCAAAAGCTGTTCGTATTTCCCACACCCAGCTCATCGCACCATATCAACGTATCAGCCAGCTGGATCAGAACGACACGCTGTTGTGTTTTAGCACACTGTACTGGATATCCGGTTTGCAAATATTAATGAACGGCGTACTTAACGGTATCCGGCGCATCATTACAAAACAGCCTGCCACACCTGAACTTGCTATCCAATTGTGCAAGCGTTATCAGGTAACGGTGCTGCTTGTTACACCTACAATGGCAAGCGATATTGTAAGGACGATAGCCCCAACGGAACGGCTAGAATCCATCAAGCTGTTTGCTATCGGGGGTAGCACAGTGCCAAAGCGGTTACGCGAGGAAATTAATCGACGAGTACTCGTGGCTGGCCGGGGACGATCATTTGTTGGATATGGCACCAGCGAGACGGGCAACATCGCTTACGAGTTAGTGCCTAGGGAGGACTCTGTTGGCTTTCTGTTGCCCGGCGTCAAAGCGAAG ataATTGATGAATATGGGCATCCGCTGGGTCCGAACGAAAACGGCGAACTGCTTATCCGTCCCGTTTACCCGTTTCTTGGCTACCATGGCGATGAATCGTCGACTAAAGCTGCACTAGAAAACGGTACGGAAGGTTTCGTGCGCACCGGCGACATTGCTAGGTTTGATTCCGACGGATTCCTGTATCTAATGGATCGCAAAcgagaaattttcaaatacgaCGGTTTCCAGATCGCACCGACCGAACTGGAAGAATTGATTGCTGAGTTAGAGGGAGTGCGGtacgttgttgttgttgggctGCCTGATCCTGAACGTTGCTACAATGATCTTGCTACAGCGCTTATTGTACGCGAAGCGAACGAATCAGCGTCCTCGCCCAAAACACTAACCGAACAGGCGGTGATAGACCATTGTGCCCAGACTGCAGATGGTCGGGCACGACCAAAGCAGAAATGGTTACGTGGTGGCGTCATTTTCGTTGACCAGCTGCCCATGACGGCAAGCGGAAAGGTGATGCGCAGTGCTGCGAAACAGCTGGCACGACAATGGAAATTGCAAAATTCGCCACATTAA
- the LOC126567781 gene encoding cadherin-86C isoform X2, producing the protein MTQLQSHRSDRYKHCRNTTLSSINQSHKKMTCSGVTYEGAYSSTSGRRKRICTNRFPVTLALLTLVSCWPEAAGLDPKFDPSTRMRLVLVPADATVGSVIYRLRASDEEFEYPLQFELAGDASSSTVQIETLPCTKFNSICQANVILTRRLEPGRYYDFQVSVKDTKGGMSIQSCSITATNFTTPHDIIFPHKAGIIMVPEDAKKGTELDYVLANKNPLFQKPVYLELWGSPLFGIRQKFISPETAEGTIFLLGQLDFEKQAMYHLTVLANDAYAEPGQDTRNIAGLEVVVIVEDVQDVPPVFTVAPPVTRLPAGLIPGDKVLQVHAEDGDKGVPREIRYGLVSEGNPFTSFFDINETSGEISLLRPLDDILALTHAGDPVLLTVIAEEVKVSRDEPPAMATTVQLAFFLPERSNSPPYFENDHYVARLEENAAPGTVLAFTDPYTPRVMDDDAGKNGVFSLTLLGNNGTFEISPNVAEGHANFVVRVRDNTRLDYETATYVHFQILAQELGPATNLSTLVNVTVYLADVNDNAPVFEQNDYIVDLPENMTAGTRVVQVHATDVDTAGLGGRVRYTQILGPHNTSLNLDPASGVVTVAINNHGFDREAMPEYHLYVEARDDDGIGNRAQVPLVIRLIDVNDETPTFEKPLYEFILAADLRNFTVPAFIRATDADAEAPNNEVRYELIYGNYENKFFLHPITGELKLNAPLVPRTSSQSSVGSLRRRRQTAGVLPPNLASTGTNSQQQQKETDVFVLTARAFDLGVPVRYSTATIRVYPPESRTRTVTFIVPGSDPDRKKVQDTLADITGGRVIIQEVRPYRTGDGGIPTDLNGASGGDSGSERSVVIATILYDADSVVDIAKIQQRLSINGTVTNIISQEERSAILYKAENRVLFWLLIFLAILLALGILTLLLCCICPRCPLNATNRKRILRVNNIEDDVHLVHRKQGIGKQSKSVQVAEWMGRREAWSAANRSTDSRTKPTHWEYRGRRDIGKGTLAAGTGDDGGDNRDGEPDNHEDESGNDGNERKRANDGGKLEKHTVKIRSDMKNKSTKDDTHMHRSRTNLLNADRDMYVEDVDEHDPEYQSLKRIHHHHHHHHGGAGNGGKPVGDDVLPIDDDSMRRHEMDRGSDLNYERRGSFKRQGHAAPPQLVAHGDDIEPRDQYFIKDGNAEILRLITRGRNEEENIYVNIPQQQQQQRPGAANQPQYIMVDNGGKEILMRRYIEEQANGKQIIREHYQLLPGTTFIQTIPNEVPVRRGEHVTEVKIGAAQGSRSKMGEQGENEDGSRLKPAVSTHSLMHQELEHSLKQQNALLRQILLEKEKLEERYNQYEQALETQSLPCQSMAVVVAATQTDCDTGTQTDPVRAGAGGIGGLGRRRTKSENDDSLSEDEYEYVRYSPPDSPDGVYLIKRRRHRKKTKHRAGKGSFSGEHSGGESNGERKSNRRIIVVESVKRKIRTPIQEEDDELVHHGQHHGRDHHGQGSHRRGGQETRTSILRRKRNEELSRSSNGNGHGSTGNGKDHRLKRDVLMEISDSLHGEQARGGARRSNGVGGGGENRRKKVYRKNVKYYEDSDGSEKEVVVQKNYFSADSLDEITSDVEDYRYSVTKTSKSVTVSPKASVEQHISRRDDKTETTTTRIRLTTSESPSRRQSTGPIPAPPPPKGPAPKPPRMSKSLSKEEGLNETTAGGEQHAVNPKYMDWYYNLGKDSDSLEKREARKRQEQQPAAGTTTLTTTTTSSTTTITTGGSRKKPDVEAGTKGKPEPAPRTSPPKEARLLKEDIQHARKVQQAQTQQHQHPGSEAGNSHPLLQHSEHRFEAEYGTGPQVPAPPDKLPHYLYPETPPIVSRDNKVQIKIVDSSAAPTGPAPQTAAKPAAGGSTKPSNTTATNAKTLNVSTLEDDHDSGIAMNSLLHTKGKRNKIADKKSIFTIAYDDVRIRQIRSESDTPPFS; encoded by the exons ACGCGTCGGCTAGAACCGGGCCGCTACTATGACTTCCAGGTGTCGGTTAAGGACACTAAGGGTGGCATGTCCATACAGAGCTGCTCGATCACTGCCACCAATTTTACCACACCGCACGATATCATTTTTCCACACAAAGCGGGAATCATCATGGTCCCAGAG GATGCTAAAAAAGGGACTGAGCTAGACTACGTGCTGGCCAATAAAAACCCTTTGTTCCAGAAACCTGTCTATCTGGAGCTATGG GGCTCACCATTGTTTGGGATTCGGCAAAAGTTTATATCGCCCGAAACGGCTGAAGGTACCATCTTCCTTCTCGGCCAGTTAGACTTCGAAAAGCAGGCAATGTACCATCTAACGGTGTTGGCAAAC gatgCGTATGCCGAACCAGGTCAAGATACGCGAAATATTGCCGGGCTAGAGGTGGTGGTCATTGTGGAGGACGTGCAAGATGTGCCACCTGTATTTACGGTAGCACCACCAGTTACTCGGCTTCCGGCCGGACTCATACCCGGCGACAAG GTTCTGCAAGTGCATGCTGAAGATGGTGACAAGGGAGTACCACGTGAGATACGGTACGGGTTAGTATCCGAGGGTAATCCGTTTACATCGTTCTTTGACATCAACGAGACGAGTG GTGAAATATCTCTACTACGACCACTGGACGATATACTGGCCCTCACACATGCTGGTGACCCTGTCCTGTTGACTGTGATCGCGGAAGAGGTGAAAGTAAGCCGAGATGAACCACCTGCAATGGCTACGACAGTGCAGCTTGCGTTCTTCCTGCCCGAACGTAGTAACTCTCCGCCGTATTTCGAGAATGACCA CTATGTTGCTCGACTGGAGGAGAATGCTGCTCCGGGTACGGTGCTGGCTTTCACTGATCCATATACACCACGCGTCATGGATGATGACGCCGGTAAAAACGGTGTGTTCTCGTTGACACTGCTCGGTAACAATGGCACGTTCGAGATCTCACCGAATGTTGCCGAAGGACATGCAAACTTTGTTGTGCGCGTCCGGGACAATACCCGGCTCGATTACGAAACCGCCACATACGTCCACTTCCAAATTCTCGCACAAGAACTCGGACCCGCCACCAACCTGTCGACGCTGGTCAACGTCACCGTATACCTAGCAGACGTTAACGATAATGCGCCTGTGTTCGAGCAGAACGACTACATCGTCGATCTTCCTGAAAACATGACAGCAGGCACAAGGGTAGTGCAGGTGCACGCCACCGACGTCGATACAGCTGGACTCGGTGGTCGTGTACGGTATACGCAGATCCTTGGTCCACACAACACCTCGCTGAATTTGGATCCCGCTTCCGGTGTGGTAACGGTCGCGATTAACAATCATGGATTTGATCGTGAGGCGATGCCGGAGTATCATCTGTACGTGGAGGCACGGGATGACGATGGTATCGGTAACCGTGCCCAAGTGCCACTCGTTATTCGCTTGATTGACGTTAACGATGAAACACCCACCTTCGAAAAGCCGCTGTACGAGTTTATTCTGGCGGCAGATTTGCGAAACTTTACCGTGCCCGCGTTTATACGAGCAACGGACGCAGATGCTGAAGCACCAAACAATGAAGTTCGTTACGAACTCATCTACGGCAACTACGAAAATAAGTTCTTCCTACATCCGATAACCGGCGAGCTTAAACTGAACGCACCGCTTGTGCCACGCACCAGTTCCCAGTCATCGGTGGGTAGTTTACGACGACGCCGGCAAACTGCTGGCGTTTTACCGCCAAATCTCGCTTCCACCGGTACCAATagtcaacagcaacaaaaggaGACGGACGTGTTCGTGCTGACAGCACGAGCATTTGATCTGGGTGTACCGGTACGCTACTCCACTGCGACGATTCGCGTCTATCCGCCAGAAAGTCGTACCCGAACGGTCACATTCATCGTCCCGGGCAGTGATCCGGACCGGAAGAAGGTGCAGGACACACTAGCCGATATTACTGGCGGGCGTGTCATCATCCAGGAGGTGCGTCCTTATCGCACAGGTGATGGTGGCATCCCGACAGACCTTAACGGCGCTAGTGGAGGGGACAGTGGCTCCGAGCGTTCGGTTGTAATCGCGACGATACTCTACGATGCCGACTCGGTAGTGGATATCGCAAAGATTCAGCAGCGCCTATCCATCAACGGCACGGTAACTAACATCATTAGCCAGGAGGAACGCAGCGCT ATCCTTTACAAAGCCGAAAACCGTGTGCTGTTCTGGCTGCTTATCTTTCTCGCGATACTGTTGGCACTTGGCATCTTGACGCTGTTACTTTGTTGCATCTGCCCAAGGTGTCCACTCAATGCTACCAATCG aAAAAGAATACTTCGCGTGAATAATATCGAAGATGATGTACATCTTGTTCATAGAAAGCAAGGAATTGGAAAGCAATCCAAATCTGTGCAG GTCGCCGAATGGATGGGACGGAGAGAAGCCTGGTCAGCAGCGAATCGATCGACCGATTCCCGTACCAAACCGACGCATTGGGAGTACCGAGGACGGCGCGACATTGGCAAAGGCACACTAGCGGCAGGGACCGGGGACGACGGGGGAGACAATCGGGATGGCGAACCGGACAACCACGAGGACGAAAGCGGCAACGACGGCAATGAACGGAAGCGAGCAAATGATGGCGGGAAGCTAGAGAAGCATACAGTTAAAATTAG GAGTGATATGAAGAATAAATCTACCAAGGATGATACGCACATGCACCGATCGCGAACGAATCTTCTCAACGCTGATCGGGACATGTATGTAGAGGACGTAGATGAGCACGATCCGGAATACCAGTCGCTGAAACGCatacaccatcatcaccatcatcatcacggtgGAGCGGGCAATGGTGGCAAACCAGTTGGCGATGATGTGCTGCCGATCGATGACGACTCCATGCGTCGGCATGAAATGGATCGAGGCAGCGATCTCAACTACGAGCGTCGCGGCAGCTTTAAAAGACAAGGACACGCA GCACCACCACAGCTCGTTGCGCACGGCGATGATATAGAGCCCCGCGATCAGTACTTCATCAAGGATGGCAATGCGGAAATTCTGCGCTTGATAACACGCGGACGAAACGAGGAGGAAAACATCTACGTTAACATAccccagcaacaacagcaacagcggcCCGGTGCCGCTAATCAGCCCCAGTACATAATGGTGGATAATGGTGGCAAGGAGATTCTGATGCGGCGGTACATCGAGGAGCAAGCAAACGGGAAGCAAATCATACGGGAACACTATCAGCTACTGCCTGGCACCACCTTCATCCAGACCATCCCGAACGAGGTGCCGGTGCGGAGGGGTGAACACGTGACTGAGGTGAAGATCGGTGCAGCTCAGGGCAGTCGAAGCAAAATGGGTGAGCAGGGTGAGAATGAGGATGGTAGTCGGTTAAAACCGGCCGTGTCAACCCATTCCTTAATGCACCAAGAACTGGAACACTCGCTCAAACAGCAGAACGCACTGCTACGTCAGATTCTGCTGGAAAAGGAGAAACTTGAGGAACGCTACAACCAGTACGAGCAAGCACTCGAGACACAGAGCTTACCGTGCCAGTCAATGGCGGTAGTGGTTGCGGCTACCCAAACCGACTGTGACACCGGTACGCAGACCGACCCGGTGCGTGCTGGTGCCGGTGGGATCGGTGGACTCGGTAGACGACGAACGAAAAGTGAAAACGATGACTCACTGTCGGAGGACGAGTACGAGTACGTGCGGTACAGTCCACCTGATAGTCCAGATGGTGTGTATCTAATCAAGCGTCGCCGACACCGCAAAAAGACGAAGCACCGGGCAGGAAAAGGTAGTTTCAGTGGAGAACACAGTGGCGGAGAGTCGAATGGTGAGAGAAAGTCCAACCGGCGCATCATTGTGGTGGAATCAGTGAAGCGTAAGATCCGTACACCGATTCAAGAAGAGGACGATGAGCTAGTGCACCACGGGCAACATCATGGGCGTGATCATCACGGGCAGGGTAGCCATCGCCGTGGTGGACAGGAAACGCGCACTAGTATTCTACGCCGCAAGCGTAACGAAGAGTTATCGCGAAGTAGCAATGGGAATGGTCACGGCAGCACGGGCAACGGTAAGGATCATCGGCTCAAGCGAGACGTGCTGATGGAGATTTCAGACTCGCTGCACGGTGAACAGGCTCGTGGTGGAGCACGGCGCAGCAATGGAGTCGGCGGTGGTGGAGAAAATCGACGGAAGAAAGTATACCGAAAGAATGTCAAATACTACGAAGATTCGGACGGCTCGGAAAAGGAAGtcgttgtgcaaaaaaattacTTCTCCGCCGACAGCCTGGACGAGATCACATCGGACGTGGAGGACTATCGGTACTCGGTGACGAAAACGTCCAAATCGGTGACCGTCTCACCAAAGGCATCCGTTGAACAGCACATCTCGCGCCGTGACGACAAAACCGAAACGACCACCACCCGCATCCGCCTCACAACCTCCGAGTCGCCTAGCCGACGTCAGTCCACCGGACCAATCCCTGCTCCACCGCCACCAAAAGGTCCTGCGCCAAAACCACCGCGGATGAGTAAATCGCTCTCGAAGGAGGAAGGACTCAACGAGACAACGGCCGGTGGGGAACAGCACGCTGTAAACCCGAAGTACATGGATTGGTACTACAACTTGGGAAAGGATTCTGATTCGCTCGAAAAGCGCGAAGCCCGCAAACGTCAAGAGCAGCAGCCGGCTGCAGGTACAACAACGCTCACCACTACCACAACTAGCTCCACCACAACCATTACGACGGGCGGTAGCCGAAAGAAGCCAGATGTGGAAGCTGGCACCAAGGGTAAACCGGAACCAGCACCCCGTACCAGTCCACCGAAGGAGGCACGACTGCTAAAGGAAGACATCCAGCACGCGCGCAAGGTACAACAGGCTCAGAcccagcagcatcaacatccCGGCTCGGAAGCTGGTAACAGCCATCCACTGCTCCAGCATTCCGAGCACCGTTTCGAGGCAGAGTATGGTACAGGGCCACAGGTACCCGCACCACCGGACAAGCTTCCGCACTATCTCTACCCCGAAACGCCTCCCATCGTTAGTCGAGACAACAAGGTACAGATCAAGATTGTCGACTCGTCAGCAGCACCGACCGGTCCGGCACCACAAACGGCAGCCAAACCGGCCGCCGGTGGCAGCACCAAACCATCCAACACGACCGCCACGAATGCGAAAACGCTCAACGTGTCCACGCTGGAAGACGACCACGATTCGGGTATCGCGATGAACTCGCTGCTGCACACCAAGGGCAAACGCAACAAAATTGCGGACAAGAAGAGCATCTTCACCATTGCGTACGACGATGTGCGGATCCGGCAGATCCGGTCGGAGAGCGATACACCGCCATTCTCCTAA